The following DNA comes from Desulfobaccales bacterium.
TTCAACTGATTAATGACTATTCTGACTATGGAGAATGGTCGTTTCGGTTATTGGTTCTTATCCATCCCTTTTTTATCATTATGCATGTCCTGTGTGGAAATCATGTTTAGCAGCGCGGCCATCGGTTCCGGCACCGGCCGCTTTATTGGCTTGGGGCGCCATGGCGCCTGGATCTGCGCCTTGGGGATGGTCATCTGCCTAATGGGCTGTCAGCCACGGGTAAATAGAGCGCCACCGTTGCCGCCGCCACTGGCGTCGGCGGCGCCGCTACCCCGGACGGTGCGCCCCACTTTTTATGTGACCATTAACCAGCTTAGTTTGCGGGCCTGTCCTGGTACAGATTGCCCCAAAACCTCCACCCTGGAATTCAATACAGAAGTGGAAAAGATGGGGGAGATCGGGGATTGGACGCAGGTCAAGGTAAAAAAGGATGGTACCATAGGGTATGTAGGCTCACGCTATCTCGCCCCGCAACTCGTGAAAGGTCAAAAACTCACCAAGAAAAAACTCAAGAAGGCAAAACATCCCAAAGCCACCCAGCCCCCTGTAGCGGCGGGGAAAGAAGGGGAAGCCGAGCCCAAGACGCAGGAACCTTTATCTCCACTCCCCCGGGTCATGTAGGAGGAGGCATGAGTCAACATCCTGGATTTGCAGGCTAAGATACATCTTGTTGGAAATTTGGGCTATCCTGCGCCTCACAAATAGCCGAAGCTATACACGCCACAAATGACCACGCCAGGTATTCAATTCATATCCGCAACTCTTTGAATTTCTAATAAATTTTGCTGGCGGCAAGATCTTCGCTGTATGTGCGGACCCAAAAAATAATGGCTTTTCGATATGGAGATCAGCGGCGTCTAGGGCATGAACAAAGAGGAACTGTTGGGCGCCATTAAAGAGGTGAAGAGCATCAAGGATTCCCCATCCATCAGATCTTTAGATAAAAGCTAATCTTTGTCCCTAGCCCTTTTTGGCTCCGGACTTCCAGTGCCCCCCCCAACATACGGATACGTTCGTCCATGGCGACCAGCCCCATTCCTTTTGAGGCCGATGGAGCGGCTAGTACTTGATCGGCATCGAAGCCCTTGCCGTTGTCTTCAATGCTGAAGCGTAAGCCCTTGTTCTCTTTGCGAATGGTCAAGTGGACCTGGGTGGCTTGGGCATACTTGACG
Coding sequences within:
- a CDS encoding SH3 domain-containing protein, with the translated sequence MFSSAAIGSGTGRFIGLGRHGAWICALGMVICLMGCQPRVNRAPPLPPPLASAAPLPRTVRPTFYVTINQLSLRACPGTDCPKTSTLEFNTEVEKMGEIGDWTQVKVKKDGTIGYVGSRYLAPQLVKGQKLTKKKLKKAKHPKATQPPVAAGKEGEAEPKTQEPLSPLPRVM